From the genome of Mastacembelus armatus chromosome 12, fMasArm1.2, whole genome shotgun sequence:
AAAACAGAGAATTTCTGATGTTGTTGTAAAACTGAATTCAAGCTGAGAAACTGTGGGTTTGAAAACTGCAGTGAACTGTGAAAAAGTCCACGCAGACACAGAAGATCTTGCACTTATTCCAGCTCCTGTCGAGCAGGTGTGATGAATTCAGCCGTTCGTGCTGCAAATGATCAATGACTGTCACAGAAATTCCCACACAGCAGCTCGTGAAGCATTTGTCTGGTGTCTCCTGCATGTGTCCGCCCACAGATCGGCCCCTGCAGCCCTCATATGCATACATCTCCATCACATTAGGTACTCAGCACAGTCCTGCTGGGTCCCTGTTGGTGAAGTCATggctgcaacacacaaacagacccagtcggtttaaCAGGAACCCCTGTGTGTGACtgggtcagtttattaggaacccctgtgtggGACCaggtcggtttattaggaacccctgtgtgggacccggtcggtttattaggaacccctgtgtggGACCaggtcggtttattaggaacccctgtgtgggacccggtcggtttattaggaacccctgtgtggGCCcaggtcagtttattaggaacccctgtgtggGACCAggccagtttattaggaacccctgtgccAGACCCAGTCAGTTGTGTTCAAACTGTTTCACAGCTGTTcgtgcagtttgtgctgctgctggactggacTCTTTAGTATAAATAAGACCAGAATAAATGAGCAGACTACAGTAAATGAAGTCGTTTTCCTCACTAGAGCATTTTTACAGTTGGTACTGAGGATCTGAATTCTTCCTGTGAGACTGTTAAGACCATAGAAAACTGAAGCTGCTTCAATGCTATAAAAACGTTTTGCTTGGTTCGTTGATAAATTGATGAATCACTGCAGGttagtgagtaaaaacaaactaTGTAGAATAATTCAGAACACAGTAAAATCACTTTTCTATCAACATATGACAGAACAAAGCGGAAATGATCGGAGATATTTGGTGTTTCTCCTTGTTAAGTGATAATAAAAACGACTTTCTGTTTAATATTCTGGCGGTGACTGATGGTTTCGACTTTAAAACAGCAAGACCGGGCTGTGGGCTGGAAGGTCTGAGAGGCTCGACAGGAAAATGAAGAGTTCAGTGTTTCTAATGTCTTTAAAGTCACTTGTTTTCCTACATGTGACGCTCGCAGGTGCGTATTTCACCTTTAACCTGATTCCCAAAGTGGAAACGAAGCGCACGGCACTGCGCGTAAAAAGGCGCATCCTCATTTATCCGGTAACATCAGCTCCTGCACGTCTCCCTCTGCGAGCAGCCGGTCCCCCCGGACCGGGACTTGGAGAAAACACCTACACCTGATCGTATCTGCTCACGTTATTCTGTTCTCATGTAATTTTACAACCTTCCGATCTACTTTCTGAGAAACGGACCGAAGTGGAGCGATGGTTTTCTCCTGCTCTGTTCCTCCCTGACAGCCTGGAGATCAGAGCGGACTTCCTGCCTCGGTTTGCTGGACACCCAGTGGTGCAACCATCCCCGGATACTTTGGTCTCATTTCTCTGGATCCGTGTAAGAAGATAAACTTGTAAAGTTCCTGCCAAGGAATGACGCACAGACGAGGTGAACACGGACATTTTCCAGTGAGTaaagatttaaaatgatttattcagACAATGTATCAGGCCCTTTGTTAACTAATTAAATTAATCAACGTCCTGTGATCACGCAGCGTCAAATATCCTGGAGAAAGTCTGTTTTTGCTATAATCCACGTGTCCAGACACATGTTCACATTAAACATCTATTTCTGCAACTAAGACGCagcattttaaagcagctgGACCAGAACAGGAACAGTCACCGGCTGGAAAATGAGTTTTTTAGTAACGAAACcaacaaactgaacaaggaGCTGCAGAAATGTCTTTAGagatttaatcattttattggAAGGATACGGACACTGAGCCCTGAGGAGCCACTGCCCGTCTAATCTGACAGCTGCTGCCCAAACCAGGGCCCAGGGCCCTCCAAAGGGTCGCCAGATCAATCTGAGGGGTCctgactgtttctgttcttctacttttatttaatctgatgttaaaataaagtttgatgatcagactgtattttgttggatccatctgatcctgaaaaggaactaaagttatcagataaatgtagagcaggaaaaagtccaaggtttgactctgacatgtagtgaagtccaaggatggagtagtactacatggaaatactaggtaaagtactaatactTCAAACTGTGGTATTGTGCTGTATTTGATAATACAGTTACATAAATGTTACGTATCATAATCTGCAATGTGTGAATCCAATTCTGTCAATTTGGCACATTTATCCAAAAACCTCTAAGGCTTATGGGAAATGGTGTTTattaaaaaccacaaaaaacataaatatgtaatttttcACCACACGATGTGAAAAACCCTTTCACAGCTACACATGACTGAGCTATATAAGATTTAAATATGTTGATTACACACATTTGTTGACCAGAGTTTTGAAATGTGTCTTCTGTAGATCTCCCTCATGGTGTAGAGATCCCGTCACTTAGACTGATCCAGCCCGAGTCCGTCCTCCTGCCGGGGAAGTCCTGGTTCTGTCATGGTGttcaacagaaacatctgtgatCTGTAAGAGGCTGTTAATAAAGTTTCACCACCATGGCAGCTGCTCCAGACGCCCCCTGCCTATCGGAGCTCGGTGGACTCCCCAGCAGGAACGTCAGCTTCATCTCCAGCACCCGCCCCTGCAACCGGAGCACCATCAGAACCTCGCCCTACAGCCCACAAGCCACCGCGGCCTTTGCCATTGTCATCACCTTCATGATGCTCCTGACCATCGTCGGTAACATCCTGGTCATCATTGCTGTCCTGACATCCCGATCCCTGAAGGGGGCCCAGAACCTGTTCCTGGTGTCCCTGGCTGCTGCGGATATTTTAGTGGCCACGCTAATTATTCCCTTCTCGTTGGCTAATGAGCTGCAGGGCTACTGGGCCTTTAGCTCCATTTGGTGTGAGATTTACCTGGCGCTGGATGTTCTGTTCTGCACCTCCTCCATCGTGCATCTGTGTGCCATAGCTTTGGACCGCTACCTGTCCATCTCCCGGCCTGTGTCCTACGGCGCCAAACGTACTTCCTCACGCATCAAGGCGGCCATCATTGTAGTCTGGCTGATCTCAGCCGTCAtctctttccctcctcttctcACCCTGGACAAGAGCGAAGGAGGTGAAGAGGTGTGTGAACTAAACAGCGAGAGCTGGTATATTCTCTACTCCACCATCGGCTCGTTCTTCGCCCCCTGCGTGATAATGATTCTGGTGTATGTGCGGATTTATCAGATCGCCAAGCAGCACACTCGCTGCCCGCCCGGGCAGAAGCACAAAGCAGCAGCGGAAGGAGGAAATGCCAGCGTGGCAACAAGCGAGCCTGTGGCGAAGCTATCAgatcagtcacaacagaacGGGGATCAAGGAGGTACAACTGGCAGCCAGCGAGATAAAGTCCTGACCAACATGTCTGGCTCAGATTCAACCCTGTCATCACTTCAGAAGGAGAACATCATGAGCCAGGACACCCAGCACTTCCTTCCTCATCCAAGTTCCACTGCAGCCCAAAAATCCTCCTCGTCTTCAAACCTCCAACATGACAGCCAGATCCTCTCAGCTGTTCCCCACAAAGAGCCCCAGAAACGTAAAGACGAAGGGGGCGGAGAGCTTCACGACAACACCTCCAGCTCTGGCTCTGAGCTGGAAGGCGGTGAGGATGGTGATCTCGGAGAGGGCGGCAAAGAAGAGGCAAACACACCTGAGGCACAAACTTTGGGATTGCCCCAAAGAAAAGTGTTTAAAGTTCAGGTGCTAAACTTGGCCTGCAGATACAAAAACACCATGGCCACATCATCCGGCACCAAACTGGTACCCGAGGGAACACCAACGATTCAGGGGACGCCAGTGTCCCGCCGTAAAGCCATGGCGAACAGGGAGAAGAGGTTCACCTTCGTCTTGGCCGTGGTGATGGGAGTGTTTGTGATCTGCTGgttccctttcttcttctcttactCTCTGCAGGCAGTGTGCCCCCAAACCTGCAGCATCCCTAACCCCTTGTTCAAATTCTTCTTTTGGATCGGCTACTGCAACTCCTGCCTCAACCCAGTCATATACACCATCTTCAACAAGGACTTCAGGAAGGCCTTTAAGAGGATACTGTGCAGGGACGCAAAGGGCACGTTCTTCTAGACAGGAAATTATGGCCGACTAAAGACCTTCATCAAAAATgactttcatttctttctgtgcttTCTCTGCGTGGATTGACCTTCTGCAGTGTCAACATCAACACTTGTACATTAGGGAGGAAATTGcatccattttctcttctcCGTGTGTTTCTGTAAGCTGAGTCAGAGCTGCACTGACTAAGGGGCAGATTTCACAAAGCCACAGTCAAGTGGTCGAATCAATTATCTTTAATGTTGTTTAAGAATACGGCGTAATTGTGTATTCAGTGATTCTGAAGAAGAATGATTGATTATGTTTTGAAACGCAAATGAGGAGGACACAGGGTCTGTGTTCAGTAATTTAAAGTGCAAACAGAACTATGGTGGTGcacgtgtgtgcatgcatgggAATAGAGGAGAGCAGCCTAAGGGTCTTACTGGAAGAGAACAAATACCACTAAGTGTCCTTTATTGGAGATAAAATGGGCACTCAAGGAACACAAGATCAGGAAAAATGTGAGCATCCTCGTCTGAGCCTCTGCTTCTCGCTCCTTCCTTTTCCTATTTCTTCCCCGATCTGACGCCGTGACCTCGGACGTGTTCGTCATGATGGATAgagctttctgtctctgtgtattcACCATGATGCCAGAGGCTTTATTGGGAAAAACTaaagcaaaaagcagaaaatcagcTGAGGTTTTATGAAAGATGGAAAGTGGGAAACATCAAGAGCGAAGGTTCCCCCAGTCCCTtgaatcccccccccccctttaatGGCTTTTCTCCTCTAAACTAAAGATGATGCAGGGAGTCAGTGCATGTGTTTTAGGGtgcagtgtgttttcacaggGTTTCTGCAGCTCATGACGATAAATTAATTAGGATTATTTAT
Proteins encoded in this window:
- the LOC113124124 gene encoding alpha-2B adrenergic receptor, translating into MAAAPDAPCLSELGGLPSRNVSFISSTRPCNRSTIRTSPYSPQATAAFAIVITFMMLLTIVGNILVIIAVLTSRSLKGAQNLFLVSLAAADILVATLIIPFSLANELQGYWAFSSIWCEIYLALDVLFCTSSIVHLCAIALDRYLSISRPVSYGAKRTSSRIKAAIIVVWLISAVISFPPLLTLDKSEGGEEVCELNSESWYILYSTIGSFFAPCVIMILVYVRIYQIAKQHTRCPPGQKHKAAAEGGNASVATSEPVAKLSDQSQQNGDQGGTTGSQRDKVLTNMSGSDSTLSSLQKENIMSQDTQHFLPHPSSTAAQKSSSSSNLQHDSQILSAVPHKEPQKRKDEGGGELHDNTSSSGSELEGGEDGDLGEGGKEEANTPEAQTLGLPQRKVFKVQVLNLACRYKNTMATSSGTKLVPEGTPTIQGTPVSRRKAMANREKRFTFVLAVVMGVFVICWFPFFFSYSLQAVCPQTCSIPNPLFKFFFWIGYCNSCLNPVIYTIFNKDFRKAFKRILCRDAKGTFF